The Castor canadensis chromosome 13, mCasCan1.hap1v2, whole genome shotgun sequence genome has a window encoding:
- the Rnf20 gene encoding E3 ubiquitin-protein ligase BRE1A isoform X1, with product MSGIGNKRAAGEPGTSVPPEKKTAVEDSGTTVETIKLGGVSSTEELDIRTLQTKNRKLAEMLDQRQAIEDELREHIEKLERRQATDDASLLIVNRYWSQFDENIRIILKRYDLEQGLGDLLTERKALVVPEPEPDSDSNQERKDDRERGEGQEPAFSFLATLASSSSEEMESQLQERVESSRRAVSQIVTVYDKLQEKVELLSRKLNSGDNLIVEEAVQELNSFLAQENMRLQELTDLLQEKHRTMSQEFSKLQSKVETAESRVSDLETMIDDLQWDIDKIRKREQRLNRHLAEVLERVNSKGYKVYGAGSSLYGGTITINARKFEEMNAELEENKELAQNRHCELEKLRQDFEEVTTQNEKLKVELRSAVEEVVKETPEYRCMQSQFSVLYNESLQLKAHLDEARTLLHGTRGTHQRQVELIERDEVSLHKKLRTEVIQLEDTLAQVRKEYEMLRIEFEQTLAANEQAGPINREMRHLISSLQNHNHQLKGEVLRYKRKLREAQSDLNKTRLRSGSALLQSQSSTEDAKDEPSELKQDSEDLSTQSSASKSSQEDVNEIKSKRDEEERERERREKEREREREREKEKEREREKQKLKESEKERDSTKDKEKGKHDEGRKKEAEVIKQLKIELKKAQESQKEMKLLLDMYRSAPKEQRDKVQLMAAEKKSKAELEDLRQRLKDLEDKEKKENKKMADEDALRKIRAVEEQIEYLQKKLAMAKQEEEALLSEMDVTGQAFEDMQEQNIRLMQQLREKDDANFKLMSERIKSNQIHKLLKEEKEELADQVLTLKTQVDAQLQVVRKLEEKEHLLQSNIGTGEKELGLRTQALEMNKRKAMEAAQLADDLKAQLELAQKKLHDFQDEIVENSVTKEKDMFNFKRAQEDISRLRRKLDTTKKPDNVPKCDEILMEEIKDYKARLTCPCCNMRKKDAVLTKCFHVFCFECVKTRYDTRQRKCPKCNAAFGANDFHRIYIG from the exons ATGTCAGGGATTGGAAATAAAAGAGCAGCTGGAGAGCCTGGCACATCCGTGCCTCCAGAGAAGAAGACAGCTGTTGAAGATTCAGGGACCACCGTGGAAACAATTAAGCTAGGGGGCGTCTCTTCAACG GAGGAGCTAGACATTCGAACACTTCAAACCAAAAATCGCAAGCTAGCAGAAATGCTGGATCAACGGCAGGCCATTGAAGATGAACTTCGTGAGCACATTGAAAAACTGGAACGACGACAGGCCACTGATGATGCCTCACTGCTGATTGTCAACCGGTACTGGAGTCAG TTTGATGAAAACATCCGTATCATCCTTAAACGTTATGATCTGGAACAGGGTTTGGGAGATCTACTCACGGAGAGGAAAGCCCTTGTTGTGCCAGAACCGGAGCCTGATTCTGATAGCAATCAGGAACGCAAAGATGACCGAGAGAGAG GGGAAGGGCAAGAGCCAGCTTTCTCTTTCCTTGCTACTTTGGCCAGCAGTTCCAGTgaagagatggaatctcagttgCAGGAGCGTGTGGAGTCCTCTCGTCGAGCTGTGTCCCAGATCGTGACTGTCTATGATAAATTGCAAGAAAAAGTGGAGCTTTTATCCCGGAAACTAAACAGTGGAG ATAATCTGATAGTGGAGGAAGCAGTGCAGGAGTTGAATTCCTTCCTCGCACAAGAGAATATGAGGCTGCAGGAACTGACGGACCTCCTCCAGGAGAAGCACCGCACCATGTCTCAGGAG TTCTCCAAGCTGCAGAGTAAAGTGGAAACAGCTGAGTCACGAGTGTCTGACCTGGAGACCATGATTGATGACTTGCAGTGGGATATTGACAAAATTCGAAAGAGGGAACAACGACTCAACCGGCACTTAGCAGAAGTCTTAGAACGG GTGAATTCAAAAGGTTATAAGGTATATGGAGCAGGGAGTAGTCTCTATGGTGGCACAATCACCATCAATGCCCGGAAG TTTGAGGAAATGAATGCAGAGCTTGAGGAGAACAAAGAGTTGGCTCAGAACCGCCACTGTGAGCTAGAGAAGCTCCGGCAAGACTTTGAGGAGGTCACCACACAGAATGAAAAGTTGAAG GTGGAGTTGAGGAGTGCAGTGGAAGAAGTGGTTAAGGAAACTCCAGAATATCGCTGCATGCAATCGCAGTTTTCGGTCTTGTACAATGAGAGTCTTCAGTTGAAAGCACATTTGGATGAGGCTCGGACCCTGCTTCATGGCACCCGGGGAACCCACCAGCGCCAGGTTGAACTCATAGAG CGAGATGAGGTTAGTCTTCATAAGAAGTTGAGAACTGAAGTGATCCAGCTGGAAGATACGTTGGCTCAGGTCCGCAAGGAGTACGAAATGCTGAGGATAGAGTTTGAGCAGACCCTTGCTGCCAATGAGCAAGCAG GCCCTATAAACCGGGAAATGCGCCACCTCATCAGTAGCCTCCAGAATCATAATCATCAGCTGAAAGGGGAGGTCCTAAGATATAAGCGGAAATTGAGAGAAGCCCAGTCTGACCTGAACAAG ACACGTCTGCGCAGTGGCAGTGCCCTCCTGCAGTCTCAGTCTAGTACTGAGGATGCTAAGGATGAACCTTCAGAGCTAAAACAAGATTCTGAGGACTTATCCACCCAGTCCTCAGCATCAAAGTCATCTCAGGAAGATGTCAATGAAATTAAGTCTAAACGGGATGAAGAGGAGCGAGAacgagaaagaagggagaaagaaagggagcgagaaagagaaagagagaaagagaaagagcgaGAACGagagaaacagaaactaaaagagtcagaaaaagagagagattctactaaggataaagagaaagggaaacatgatgagggaaggaaaaaagaagcagaagttATCAAACAATTGAAGATCGAACTCAA GAAGGCACAAGAGAGCCAAAAGGAGATGAAACTATTGCTAGATATGTACCGCTCTGCCCCAAAGGAACAGAGAGACAAAGTTCAGCTAATGGCAGCTGAGAAGAAGTCTAAGGCAGAG ttGGAAGATCTAAGGCAAAGGCTCAAGGATTTAGAGgacaaggagaagaaagagaacaagaaaatGGCTGATGAGGATGCCTTGAGGAAGATCCGTGCAGTAGAGGAACAGATAGAATACCTGCAGAAGAAGCTGGCCATGGCCAAGCAG GAGGAAGAAGCTCTCCTTTCTGAGATGGATGTCACAGGCCAGGCCTTTGAAGACATGCAGGAGCAAAATATCCGTTTGATGCAGCAGTTGCGGGAGAAGGATGATGCAAATTTCAAGCTCATGTCAGAGCGTATCAAGTCCAATCAGATCCACAAGTTGCttaaagaggagaaggaggagctaGCGGACCAGGTTTTGACTCTAAAGACTCAG GTTGATGCACAGTTACAGGTAGTAAGGAAACTAGAAGAGAAGGAGCACCTGCTGCAGAGCAACATCGGCACAGGGGAGAAGGAGTTGGGTCTTAGGACCCAAGCCTTGGAGATGAATAAACGCAAG GCAATGGAGGCAGCTCAGCTTGCAGATGACCTCAAAGCACAACTGGAGTTGGCTCAGAAGAAGCTTCATGATTTTCAGGATGAGATTGTAGAAAACAGTGTCACCAAAGAAAAGGATATGTTTAATTTCAAACGAGCTCAG GAGGACATCTCTAGACTTAGAAGGAAGCTGGATACCACAAAGAAACCAGACAATGTACCCAAGTGTGATGAGATTCTAATGGAGGAGATTAAGGATTATAAG gcaCGACTGACCTGTCCATGCTGCAACATGCGTAAAAAGGATGCTGTACTTACCAAGTGTTTTCACGTTTTCTGCTTTGAGTGTGTGAAGACACGCTATGATACTCGCCAGCGCAAATGTCCCAAGTGTAATGCTGCTTTTGGTGCCAATGATTTCCATCGCATATACATTGGTTGA
- the Rnf20 gene encoding E3 ubiquitin-protein ligase BRE1A isoform X2, protein MLDQRQAIEDELREHIEKLERRQATDDASLLIVNRYWSQFDENIRIILKRYDLEQGLGDLLTERKALVVPEPEPDSDSNQERKDDRERGEGQEPAFSFLATLASSSSEEMESQLQERVESSRRAVSQIVTVYDKLQEKVELLSRKLNSGDNLIVEEAVQELNSFLAQENMRLQELTDLLQEKHRTMSQEFSKLQSKVETAESRVSDLETMIDDLQWDIDKIRKREQRLNRHLAEVLERVNSKGYKVYGAGSSLYGGTITINARKFEEMNAELEENKELAQNRHCELEKLRQDFEEVTTQNEKLKVELRSAVEEVVKETPEYRCMQSQFSVLYNESLQLKAHLDEARTLLHGTRGTHQRQVELIERDEVSLHKKLRTEVIQLEDTLAQVRKEYEMLRIEFEQTLAANEQAGPINREMRHLISSLQNHNHQLKGEVLRYKRKLREAQSDLNKTRLRSGSALLQSQSSTEDAKDEPSELKQDSEDLSTQSSASKSSQEDVNEIKSKRDEEERERERREKEREREREREKEKEREREKQKLKESEKERDSTKDKEKGKHDEGRKKEAEVIKQLKIELKKAQESQKEMKLLLDMYRSAPKEQRDKVQLMAAEKKSKAELEDLRQRLKDLEDKEKKENKKMADEDALRKIRAVEEQIEYLQKKLAMAKQEEEALLSEMDVTGQAFEDMQEQNIRLMQQLREKDDANFKLMSERIKSNQIHKLLKEEKEELADQVLTLKTQVDAQLQVVRKLEEKEHLLQSNIGTGEKELGLRTQALEMNKRKAMEAAQLADDLKAQLELAQKKLHDFQDEIVENSVTKEKDMFNFKRAQEDISRLRRKLDTTKKPDNVPKCDEILMEEIKDYKARLTCPCCNMRKKDAVLTKCFHVFCFECVKTRYDTRQRKCPKCNAAFGANDFHRIYIG, encoded by the exons ATGCTGGATCAACGGCAGGCCATTGAAGATGAACTTCGTGAGCACATTGAAAAACTGGAACGACGACAGGCCACTGATGATGCCTCACTGCTGATTGTCAACCGGTACTGGAGTCAG TTTGATGAAAACATCCGTATCATCCTTAAACGTTATGATCTGGAACAGGGTTTGGGAGATCTACTCACGGAGAGGAAAGCCCTTGTTGTGCCAGAACCGGAGCCTGATTCTGATAGCAATCAGGAACGCAAAGATGACCGAGAGAGAG GGGAAGGGCAAGAGCCAGCTTTCTCTTTCCTTGCTACTTTGGCCAGCAGTTCCAGTgaagagatggaatctcagttgCAGGAGCGTGTGGAGTCCTCTCGTCGAGCTGTGTCCCAGATCGTGACTGTCTATGATAAATTGCAAGAAAAAGTGGAGCTTTTATCCCGGAAACTAAACAGTGGAG ATAATCTGATAGTGGAGGAAGCAGTGCAGGAGTTGAATTCCTTCCTCGCACAAGAGAATATGAGGCTGCAGGAACTGACGGACCTCCTCCAGGAGAAGCACCGCACCATGTCTCAGGAG TTCTCCAAGCTGCAGAGTAAAGTGGAAACAGCTGAGTCACGAGTGTCTGACCTGGAGACCATGATTGATGACTTGCAGTGGGATATTGACAAAATTCGAAAGAGGGAACAACGACTCAACCGGCACTTAGCAGAAGTCTTAGAACGG GTGAATTCAAAAGGTTATAAGGTATATGGAGCAGGGAGTAGTCTCTATGGTGGCACAATCACCATCAATGCCCGGAAG TTTGAGGAAATGAATGCAGAGCTTGAGGAGAACAAAGAGTTGGCTCAGAACCGCCACTGTGAGCTAGAGAAGCTCCGGCAAGACTTTGAGGAGGTCACCACACAGAATGAAAAGTTGAAG GTGGAGTTGAGGAGTGCAGTGGAAGAAGTGGTTAAGGAAACTCCAGAATATCGCTGCATGCAATCGCAGTTTTCGGTCTTGTACAATGAGAGTCTTCAGTTGAAAGCACATTTGGATGAGGCTCGGACCCTGCTTCATGGCACCCGGGGAACCCACCAGCGCCAGGTTGAACTCATAGAG CGAGATGAGGTTAGTCTTCATAAGAAGTTGAGAACTGAAGTGATCCAGCTGGAAGATACGTTGGCTCAGGTCCGCAAGGAGTACGAAATGCTGAGGATAGAGTTTGAGCAGACCCTTGCTGCCAATGAGCAAGCAG GCCCTATAAACCGGGAAATGCGCCACCTCATCAGTAGCCTCCAGAATCATAATCATCAGCTGAAAGGGGAGGTCCTAAGATATAAGCGGAAATTGAGAGAAGCCCAGTCTGACCTGAACAAG ACACGTCTGCGCAGTGGCAGTGCCCTCCTGCAGTCTCAGTCTAGTACTGAGGATGCTAAGGATGAACCTTCAGAGCTAAAACAAGATTCTGAGGACTTATCCACCCAGTCCTCAGCATCAAAGTCATCTCAGGAAGATGTCAATGAAATTAAGTCTAAACGGGATGAAGAGGAGCGAGAacgagaaagaagggagaaagaaagggagcgagaaagagaaagagagaaagagaaagagcgaGAACGagagaaacagaaactaaaagagtcagaaaaagagagagattctactaaggataaagagaaagggaaacatgatgagggaaggaaaaaagaagcagaagttATCAAACAATTGAAGATCGAACTCAA GAAGGCACAAGAGAGCCAAAAGGAGATGAAACTATTGCTAGATATGTACCGCTCTGCCCCAAAGGAACAGAGAGACAAAGTTCAGCTAATGGCAGCTGAGAAGAAGTCTAAGGCAGAG ttGGAAGATCTAAGGCAAAGGCTCAAGGATTTAGAGgacaaggagaagaaagagaacaagaaaatGGCTGATGAGGATGCCTTGAGGAAGATCCGTGCAGTAGAGGAACAGATAGAATACCTGCAGAAGAAGCTGGCCATGGCCAAGCAG GAGGAAGAAGCTCTCCTTTCTGAGATGGATGTCACAGGCCAGGCCTTTGAAGACATGCAGGAGCAAAATATCCGTTTGATGCAGCAGTTGCGGGAGAAGGATGATGCAAATTTCAAGCTCATGTCAGAGCGTATCAAGTCCAATCAGATCCACAAGTTGCttaaagaggagaaggaggagctaGCGGACCAGGTTTTGACTCTAAAGACTCAG GTTGATGCACAGTTACAGGTAGTAAGGAAACTAGAAGAGAAGGAGCACCTGCTGCAGAGCAACATCGGCACAGGGGAGAAGGAGTTGGGTCTTAGGACCCAAGCCTTGGAGATGAATAAACGCAAG GCAATGGAGGCAGCTCAGCTTGCAGATGACCTCAAAGCACAACTGGAGTTGGCTCAGAAGAAGCTTCATGATTTTCAGGATGAGATTGTAGAAAACAGTGTCACCAAAGAAAAGGATATGTTTAATTTCAAACGAGCTCAG GAGGACATCTCTAGACTTAGAAGGAAGCTGGATACCACAAAGAAACCAGACAATGTACCCAAGTGTGATGAGATTCTAATGGAGGAGATTAAGGATTATAAG gcaCGACTGACCTGTCCATGCTGCAACATGCGTAAAAAGGATGCTGTACTTACCAAGTGTTTTCACGTTTTCTGCTTTGAGTGTGTGAAGACACGCTATGATACTCGCCAGCGCAAATGTCCCAAGTGTAATGCTGCTTTTGGTGCCAATGATTTCCATCGCATATACATTGGTTGA